The Nicotiana tabacum cultivar K326 chromosome 14, ASM71507v2, whole genome shotgun sequence genome contains a region encoding:
- the LOC107782506 gene encoding acylamino-acid-releasing enzyme isoform X1 translates to MTNNIFLPLAAKHTYFIGSVLLRPFSSVENRLLKQPKSLSYRPIWLNSRSFSVFSTMNNVRAGSSKEFPLGLDARTEEEYSSQSSLLQDFTSIPTIDKAWTFTSDGEGSQGMFSISQPNLLANKKRRYILSCHISKESTDGVDFLWAAFPIEMSNVSLMIPSPSGSKLLVVRNPENDSPTKFEIWGQSLVEKEFLVPTSVHGSVYSDGWFEGISWNNDETLIAYVAEEPAPSKPTFTTFGYKKENSTDKECGKWKGQGDWEEEWGETYAGKRQPALFIINVNSGEVRPVEGIGKSLSVGQVVWAPSTEGLQQYLVFVGWPSDTRKLGIKYCYNRPCALYAVRAPFSKSDIHQSGTHAADNVSPTKLTQSLSSAYFPRFSPDGKLLLFLSARSSVDSWAHSATGSLHRIDWSFNGKPTPDAKIIDVVPVVMCPEDGCFPGLYCYSVPSRPWISDGSTMILSSIWGSAQVIISVNVISGNVSRISLGDSSFSWNVLALDGDNIIAVCSSPVDVPAIKYGSFVRKASAEASWSWLDVSSPISRCSEKVTSLLSSRQFSIMRIPVRDISENLTKGAGKPYEAIFVSSKSQSRNVCDPLIVVLHGGPHSVSLSSFSTSLAFLSSLGYSLLIVNYRGSLGFGEEAVQSLPGKIGSQDVNDVLAAIDHVIEKGLADPSKIAVLGGSHGGFLTTHLIGQAPDKFAAAVARNPVCNLALMVGTSDIPDWCYAETFGYKGKSSFTEATSVEHLEAFYRKSPISHVSKVRTPTLVLLGAKDLRVPMSTGLQYARALKEKGVEVKVIVFPEDTHAIDRPQSDFESFLNIGVWFKKYCK, encoded by the exons ATGACGAATAATATATTTCTTCCCTTAGCTGCAAAACACACCTACTTCATCGGCTCAGTGCTACTACGCCCTTTCTCCTCTGTTGAAAATCGCCTTCTCAAGCAGCCCAAGTCTCTTTCATACAGACCCATTTGGCTAAACTC ACGAAGTTTCTCAGTTTTCTCCACAATGAATAATGTAAGAGCCGGCTCCTCGAAAGAATTTCCTCTGGGGTTGGACGCAAGAACTGAGGAAGAATACTCTTCTCAATCTAGTTTGCTCCAAGATTTCACTAGCATCCCCACCATTGATAAGGCATGGACTTTCACATCTGATGGTG AAGGTTCCCAGGGTATGTTCTCGATAAGCCAACCGAATCTCCTAGCCAACAAAAAGAGAAGATACATATTATCTTGTCATATTTCAAAAGAAAGTACAGATGGTGTGGACTTTCTATGGGCTGCATTTCCTATTGAGATGTCCAATGTTTCTCTGATGATCCCATCACCTTCAGGTTCAAAGCTTCTTGTAGTTCGAAATCCTGAAAATGATTCTCCGACCAAGTTTGAAATTTGGGGTCAATCTCTGGTGGAAAAGGAGTTTTTGGTTCCTACCTCTGTCCATGGCTCCGTATATTCAGATGGATG GTTTGAGGGAATATCGTGGAACAACGATGAAACTCTTATTGCTTATGTCGCTGAGGAACCGGCTCCCTCGAAGCCTACATTTACTACTTTTGGTTATAAGAAAGAGAATTCTACAGATAAAGAATGTGGTAAGTGGAAAGGTCAAGGGGACTGGGAAGAGGAGTGGGGGGAAACCTATGCTGGAAAAAGACAACCTGCTCTTTTCATCATCAATGTCAACAG TGGAGAAGTACGTCCTGTTGAAGGAATTGGGAAGTCACTGAGTGTCGGACAAGTTGTATGGGCTCCATCCACTGAAGGATTGCAACAATATCTGGTTTTTGTTGGGTGGCCTTCAGATACTAGAAAGTTGGGCATAAAATATTGCTATAACAGGCCTTGTGCCTTATATGCTGTTAGAGCTCCATTTTCAAAGTCAGACATCCATCAATCTGG AACTCATGCAGCTGACAATGTATCTCCAACTAAGCTGACACAAAGCTTAAGTAGTGCTTACTTTCCTCGTTTCAG TCCAGATGGAAAATTGCTTCTGTTTTTGTCCGCTAGAAGTTCAGTAGATTCTTGGGCACATTCTGCAACTGGTTCACTTCATAGGATTGATTGGTCATTCAATGGAAAGCCAACTCCAGATGCTAAAATTATTGATGTG GTTCCTGTTGTGATGTGTCCTGAAGATGGCTGCTTCCCTGGCCTTTACTGCTATAGTGTTCCTAGTAGACCTTGGATTTCTGATGGATCTACTATGATCTTATCTTCTATCTGGGGCAGCGCACAAGTAATAATTTCAGTAAATGTGATAAG TGGAAATGTATCACGCATTAGCCTTGGAGACTCTAGCTTCTCTTGGAATGTGCTCGCACTAGATGGTGACAACATCATAGCTG TCTGTAGTAGTCCCGTTGATGTTCCTGCAATCAAGTACGGGTCCTTTGTCCGTAAGGCATCCGCAGAGGCCTCATGGAGTTGGTTAGATGTTTCAAGCCCCATATCTAGATGCTCTGAAAAG gtaacatctctgctgtcTTCACGCCAATTTAGTATTATGAGGATTCCTGTCAGGGATATCTCCGAGAACCTTACTAAAG GTGCCGGCAAACCGTATGAGGCTATCTTTGTATCCTCTAAGTCTCAGAGCCGCAATGTGTGTGATCCGCTGATTGTAGTCCTTCACGGGGGTCCTCATTCTGTTTCATTGTCAAGCTTCTCAACGTCCTTAGCTTTCCTTTCCTCGCTTGGTTATAGCTTGTTGATTGTAAATTACAG AGGCTCCTTGGGGTTTGGCGAGGAAGCAGTACAATCTCTTCCTGGTAAAATTGGATCACAG GATGTTAATGATGTACTTGCTGCTATAGATCATGTCATTGAAAAGGGACTTGCAGATCCGTCTAAAATAGCCGTGCTGGGCGGTTCTCACGGTGGATTTTTGACAACTCACTTGATTGGCCAG GCACCAGATAAGTTTGCAGCAGCAGTTGCGAGGAACCCTGTTTGCAACCTTGCTTTGATGGTTGGTACATCTGATATACCTGATTGGTGCTATGCCGAGACATTTGGATATAAGGGAAAATCAAGCTTTACAGAGGCTACTTCAGTTGAACACCTTGAAGCCTTTTACAGAAAATCACCAATTTCACACGTCTCCAAG GTCAGAACTCCTACACTTGTCCTGTTAGGTGCAAAGGACCTCCGTGTACCAATGTCTACTGGGTTGCAA
- the LOC107782506 gene encoding acylamino-acid-releasing enzyme isoform X2 produces MTNNIFLPLAAKHTYFIGSVLLRPFSSVENRLLKQPKSLSYRPIWLNSRSFSVFSTMNNVRAGSSKEFPLGLDARTEEEYSSQSSLLQDFTSIPTIDKAWTFTSDGGSQGMFSISQPNLLANKKRRYILSCHISKESTDGVDFLWAAFPIEMSNVSLMIPSPSGSKLLVVRNPENDSPTKFEIWGQSLVEKEFLVPTSVHGSVYSDGWFEGISWNNDETLIAYVAEEPAPSKPTFTTFGYKKENSTDKECGKWKGQGDWEEEWGETYAGKRQPALFIINVNSGEVRPVEGIGKSLSVGQVVWAPSTEGLQQYLVFVGWPSDTRKLGIKYCYNRPCALYAVRAPFSKSDIHQSGTHAADNVSPTKLTQSLSSAYFPRFSPDGKLLLFLSARSSVDSWAHSATGSLHRIDWSFNGKPTPDAKIIDVVPVVMCPEDGCFPGLYCYSVPSRPWISDGSTMILSSIWGSAQVIISVNVISGNVSRISLGDSSFSWNVLALDGDNIIAVCSSPVDVPAIKYGSFVRKASAEASWSWLDVSSPISRCSEKVTSLLSSRQFSIMRIPVRDISENLTKGAGKPYEAIFVSSKSQSRNVCDPLIVVLHGGPHSVSLSSFSTSLAFLSSLGYSLLIVNYRGSLGFGEEAVQSLPGKIGSQDVNDVLAAIDHVIEKGLADPSKIAVLGGSHGGFLTTHLIGQAPDKFAAAVARNPVCNLALMVGTSDIPDWCYAETFGYKGKSSFTEATSVEHLEAFYRKSPISHVSKVRTPTLVLLGAKDLRVPMSTGLQYARALKEKGVEVKVIVFPEDTHAIDRPQSDFESFLNIGVWFKKYCK; encoded by the exons ATGACGAATAATATATTTCTTCCCTTAGCTGCAAAACACACCTACTTCATCGGCTCAGTGCTACTACGCCCTTTCTCCTCTGTTGAAAATCGCCTTCTCAAGCAGCCCAAGTCTCTTTCATACAGACCCATTTGGCTAAACTC ACGAAGTTTCTCAGTTTTCTCCACAATGAATAATGTAAGAGCCGGCTCCTCGAAAGAATTTCCTCTGGGGTTGGACGCAAGAACTGAGGAAGAATACTCTTCTCAATCTAGTTTGCTCCAAGATTTCACTAGCATCCCCACCATTGATAAGGCATGGACTTTCACATCTGATGGTG GTTCCCAGGGTATGTTCTCGATAAGCCAACCGAATCTCCTAGCCAACAAAAAGAGAAGATACATATTATCTTGTCATATTTCAAAAGAAAGTACAGATGGTGTGGACTTTCTATGGGCTGCATTTCCTATTGAGATGTCCAATGTTTCTCTGATGATCCCATCACCTTCAGGTTCAAAGCTTCTTGTAGTTCGAAATCCTGAAAATGATTCTCCGACCAAGTTTGAAATTTGGGGTCAATCTCTGGTGGAAAAGGAGTTTTTGGTTCCTACCTCTGTCCATGGCTCCGTATATTCAGATGGATG GTTTGAGGGAATATCGTGGAACAACGATGAAACTCTTATTGCTTATGTCGCTGAGGAACCGGCTCCCTCGAAGCCTACATTTACTACTTTTGGTTATAAGAAAGAGAATTCTACAGATAAAGAATGTGGTAAGTGGAAAGGTCAAGGGGACTGGGAAGAGGAGTGGGGGGAAACCTATGCTGGAAAAAGACAACCTGCTCTTTTCATCATCAATGTCAACAG TGGAGAAGTACGTCCTGTTGAAGGAATTGGGAAGTCACTGAGTGTCGGACAAGTTGTATGGGCTCCATCCACTGAAGGATTGCAACAATATCTGGTTTTTGTTGGGTGGCCTTCAGATACTAGAAAGTTGGGCATAAAATATTGCTATAACAGGCCTTGTGCCTTATATGCTGTTAGAGCTCCATTTTCAAAGTCAGACATCCATCAATCTGG AACTCATGCAGCTGACAATGTATCTCCAACTAAGCTGACACAAAGCTTAAGTAGTGCTTACTTTCCTCGTTTCAG TCCAGATGGAAAATTGCTTCTGTTTTTGTCCGCTAGAAGTTCAGTAGATTCTTGGGCACATTCTGCAACTGGTTCACTTCATAGGATTGATTGGTCATTCAATGGAAAGCCAACTCCAGATGCTAAAATTATTGATGTG GTTCCTGTTGTGATGTGTCCTGAAGATGGCTGCTTCCCTGGCCTTTACTGCTATAGTGTTCCTAGTAGACCTTGGATTTCTGATGGATCTACTATGATCTTATCTTCTATCTGGGGCAGCGCACAAGTAATAATTTCAGTAAATGTGATAAG TGGAAATGTATCACGCATTAGCCTTGGAGACTCTAGCTTCTCTTGGAATGTGCTCGCACTAGATGGTGACAACATCATAGCTG TCTGTAGTAGTCCCGTTGATGTTCCTGCAATCAAGTACGGGTCCTTTGTCCGTAAGGCATCCGCAGAGGCCTCATGGAGTTGGTTAGATGTTTCAAGCCCCATATCTAGATGCTCTGAAAAG gtaacatctctgctgtcTTCACGCCAATTTAGTATTATGAGGATTCCTGTCAGGGATATCTCCGAGAACCTTACTAAAG GTGCCGGCAAACCGTATGAGGCTATCTTTGTATCCTCTAAGTCTCAGAGCCGCAATGTGTGTGATCCGCTGATTGTAGTCCTTCACGGGGGTCCTCATTCTGTTTCATTGTCAAGCTTCTCAACGTCCTTAGCTTTCCTTTCCTCGCTTGGTTATAGCTTGTTGATTGTAAATTACAG AGGCTCCTTGGGGTTTGGCGAGGAAGCAGTACAATCTCTTCCTGGTAAAATTGGATCACAG GATGTTAATGATGTACTTGCTGCTATAGATCATGTCATTGAAAAGGGACTTGCAGATCCGTCTAAAATAGCCGTGCTGGGCGGTTCTCACGGTGGATTTTTGACAACTCACTTGATTGGCCAG GCACCAGATAAGTTTGCAGCAGCAGTTGCGAGGAACCCTGTTTGCAACCTTGCTTTGATGGTTGGTACATCTGATATACCTGATTGGTGCTATGCCGAGACATTTGGATATAAGGGAAAATCAAGCTTTACAGAGGCTACTTCAGTTGAACACCTTGAAGCCTTTTACAGAAAATCACCAATTTCACACGTCTCCAAG GTCAGAACTCCTACACTTGTCCTGTTAGGTGCAAAGGACCTCCGTGTACCAATGTCTACTGGGTTGCAA
- the LOC107782506 gene encoding acylamino-acid-releasing enzyme isoform X3, with the protein MTNNIFLPLAAKHTYFIGSVLLRPFSSVENRLLKQPKSLSYRPIWLNSRSFSVFSTMNNVRAGSSKEFPLGLDARTEEEYSSQSSLLQDFTSIPTIDKAWTFTSDGEGSQGMFSISQPNLLANKKRRYILSCHISKESTDGVDFLWAAFPIEMSNVSLMIPSPSGSKLLVVRNPENDSPTKFEIWGQSLVEKEFLVPTSVHGSVYSDGWFEGISWNNDETLIAYVAEEPAPSKPTFTTFGYKKENSTDKECGKWKGQGDWEEEWGETYAGKRQPALFIINVNSGEVRPVEGIGKSLSVGQVVWAPSTEGLQQYLVFVGWPSDTRKLGIKYCYNRPCALYAVRAPFSKSDIHQSGTHAADNVSPTKLTQSLSSAYFPRFSPDGKLLLFLSARSSVDSWAHSATGSLHRIDWSFNGKPTPDAKIIDVVPVVMCPEDGCFPGLYCYSVPSRPWISDGSTMILSSIWGSAQVIISVNVISGNVSRISLGDSSFSWNVLALDGDNIIAVCSSPVDVPAIKYGSFVRKASAEASWSWLDVSSPISRCSEKVTSLLSSRQFSIMRIPVRDISENLTKGAGKPYEAIFVSSKSQSRNVCDPLIVVLHGGPHSVSLSSFSTSLAFLSSLGYSLLIVNYRKQVQPKSNLARSRCNHKKKKKKKKEKIEGRDLREMFLLLLR; encoded by the exons ATGACGAATAATATATTTCTTCCCTTAGCTGCAAAACACACCTACTTCATCGGCTCAGTGCTACTACGCCCTTTCTCCTCTGTTGAAAATCGCCTTCTCAAGCAGCCCAAGTCTCTTTCATACAGACCCATTTGGCTAAACTC ACGAAGTTTCTCAGTTTTCTCCACAATGAATAATGTAAGAGCCGGCTCCTCGAAAGAATTTCCTCTGGGGTTGGACGCAAGAACTGAGGAAGAATACTCTTCTCAATCTAGTTTGCTCCAAGATTTCACTAGCATCCCCACCATTGATAAGGCATGGACTTTCACATCTGATGGTG AAGGTTCCCAGGGTATGTTCTCGATAAGCCAACCGAATCTCCTAGCCAACAAAAAGAGAAGATACATATTATCTTGTCATATTTCAAAAGAAAGTACAGATGGTGTGGACTTTCTATGGGCTGCATTTCCTATTGAGATGTCCAATGTTTCTCTGATGATCCCATCACCTTCAGGTTCAAAGCTTCTTGTAGTTCGAAATCCTGAAAATGATTCTCCGACCAAGTTTGAAATTTGGGGTCAATCTCTGGTGGAAAAGGAGTTTTTGGTTCCTACCTCTGTCCATGGCTCCGTATATTCAGATGGATG GTTTGAGGGAATATCGTGGAACAACGATGAAACTCTTATTGCTTATGTCGCTGAGGAACCGGCTCCCTCGAAGCCTACATTTACTACTTTTGGTTATAAGAAAGAGAATTCTACAGATAAAGAATGTGGTAAGTGGAAAGGTCAAGGGGACTGGGAAGAGGAGTGGGGGGAAACCTATGCTGGAAAAAGACAACCTGCTCTTTTCATCATCAATGTCAACAG TGGAGAAGTACGTCCTGTTGAAGGAATTGGGAAGTCACTGAGTGTCGGACAAGTTGTATGGGCTCCATCCACTGAAGGATTGCAACAATATCTGGTTTTTGTTGGGTGGCCTTCAGATACTAGAAAGTTGGGCATAAAATATTGCTATAACAGGCCTTGTGCCTTATATGCTGTTAGAGCTCCATTTTCAAAGTCAGACATCCATCAATCTGG AACTCATGCAGCTGACAATGTATCTCCAACTAAGCTGACACAAAGCTTAAGTAGTGCTTACTTTCCTCGTTTCAG TCCAGATGGAAAATTGCTTCTGTTTTTGTCCGCTAGAAGTTCAGTAGATTCTTGGGCACATTCTGCAACTGGTTCACTTCATAGGATTGATTGGTCATTCAATGGAAAGCCAACTCCAGATGCTAAAATTATTGATGTG GTTCCTGTTGTGATGTGTCCTGAAGATGGCTGCTTCCCTGGCCTTTACTGCTATAGTGTTCCTAGTAGACCTTGGATTTCTGATGGATCTACTATGATCTTATCTTCTATCTGGGGCAGCGCACAAGTAATAATTTCAGTAAATGTGATAAG TGGAAATGTATCACGCATTAGCCTTGGAGACTCTAGCTTCTCTTGGAATGTGCTCGCACTAGATGGTGACAACATCATAGCTG TCTGTAGTAGTCCCGTTGATGTTCCTGCAATCAAGTACGGGTCCTTTGTCCGTAAGGCATCCGCAGAGGCCTCATGGAGTTGGTTAGATGTTTCAAGCCCCATATCTAGATGCTCTGAAAAG gtaacatctctgctgtcTTCACGCCAATTTAGTATTATGAGGATTCCTGTCAGGGATATCTCCGAGAACCTTACTAAAG GTGCCGGCAAACCGTATGAGGCTATCTTTGTATCCTCTAAGTCTCAGAGCCGCAATGTGTGTGATCCGCTGATTGTAGTCCTTCACGGGGGTCCTCATTCTGTTTCATTGTCAAGCTTCTCAACGTCCTTAGCTTTCCTTTCCTCGCTTGGTTATAGCTTGTTGATTGTAAATTACAG GAAACAGGTGCAAcccaaaagcaaccttgcaagaagcaggtgcaaccataaaaaaaagaagaaaaaaaagaaggaaaaaatagagGGGAGGGATTTGAGAGAAATGTTTTTGCTTCTTCTACGCTAA